A genome region from Ptiloglossa arizonensis isolate GNS036 chromosome 4, iyPtiAriz1_principal, whole genome shotgun sequence includes the following:
- the LOC143146157 gene encoding uncharacterized protein LOC143146157, translating to MVFLGQGVDYASRDEMALQDRISDERYRDRGVPFSCCNLRAMLPCEHMEILDEDVRTINTNGCAEVVSPILLRIVIVGYVMTSTLVIIQVFLAYLLTKIMRKLLCGACRLYHLPAAFANESTSVSLDGTSTDTERRDSSTSPSNWEARPSRETKRPDKRYRKKMKWMSSSKRVFSKNKGSAEDDSNSSSTAVDSSPANMYSDRPRAILGAAKIRPSTHEEHTISKKRNCNEETR from the exons ATGGTGTTCCTTGGTCAGGGAGTGGATTACGCGTCCCGGGATGAAATGGCCCTCCAAGACCGGATATCCGACGAGAGGTACAGGGACCGCGGTGTTCCGTTCAGTTGTTGCAATTTACGTGCTATGTTACCTTGCGAGCACATGGAGATCCTGGACGAAGATGTTCGAACCATAAACACGAACGGCTGCGCAGAAGTCGTCAGTCCTATCCTCCTGAGGATCGTCATCGTGGGCTACGTTATGACGAGCACGTTGGTGATCATTCAAGTTTTCTTAGCCTACTTACTCACCAAG ATTATGCGCAAACTTTTATGTGGAGCGTGTCGTTTGTATCATCTTCCTGCGGCCTTCGCCAACGAATCCACCAGCGTATCGTTGGATGGTACAAG TACGGATACGGAGAGACGGGATTCGAGCACATCCCCCTCGAACTGGGAGGCGCGACCCTCGCGGGAAACAAAGCGACCAGATAAACGTTAcaggaaaaaaatgaaatggatGTCGTCGTCGAAACGCGTTTTCTCTAAAAATAAAGGCAGCGCAGAAGACGATTCAAATTCCTCTTCCACGGCGGTGGACTCGTCGCCAGCGAACATGTATTCCGATCGGCCGCGCGCGATTCTTGGAGCCGCAAAAATCAGACCGAGCACTCACGAGGAGCACACGATATCCAAGAAACGTAATTGCAACGAAGAGACGCgttaa